Proteins encoded within one genomic window of Solibaculum mannosilyticum:
- a CDS encoding DUF1700 domain-containing protein: MNKQQFLNELRAALAPLPAVEREDILADYEEHFRIAAETGHSEETVAAALGDPRELARSYIEGMDPPPFDPTDPTLGGKAAYPYARRPQSHGGITAGVVLFNVFIGVWVLISLVGAWIGLWMVPVVLVGVSIACIATGICVPMIMVKWSLILGGIALIALAILAIIGMVYVTKYFFKGIGLYFKACGKLCREGKL, encoded by the coding sequence TTGAACAAGCAACAGTTTCTCAATGAATTACGCGCTGCTTTGGCTCCTCTTCCGGCGGTGGAACGGGAGGATATCTTAGCCGATTACGAAGAACATTTCCGTATTGCCGCCGAGACCGGCCATTCCGAAGAGACCGTAGCCGCCGCTTTGGGTGACCCCAGGGAGCTTGCTAGAAGCTACATCGAAGGGATGGATCCCCCTCCTTTTGATCCCACCGATCCAACGCTTGGAGGTAAAGCGGCCTATCCTTATGCCAGACGTCCCCAAAGCCATGGGGGGATAACGGCGGGAGTAGTTCTATTTAATGTATTTATCGGCGTTTGGGTCTTGATAAGTCTTGTGGGAGCCTGGATCGGCCTCTGGATGGTGCCGGTCGTCCTTGTAGGGGTAAGCATAGCCTGCATTGCAACTGGTATATGCGTTCCAATGATAATGGTCAAGTGGTCCCTTATCTTAGGGGGGATCGCACTGATTGCCTTAGCCATACTGGCCATCATCGGCATGGTTTATGTGACAAAATACTTCTTCAAAGGCATCGGGCTTTACTTTAAGGCCTGTGGCAAACTTTGCAGGGAGGGAAAACTATGA
- a CDS encoding DUF4097 family beta strand repeat-containing protein, with translation MKLKVLVISLVCVFAVALGGATICATMSRQEIRDYIEQTQTNYTDSKTASLNGVNSIRINSSSDQLTIIQTPNVDQIQVDVDVETYGLHIPAPRYQLHTDVQNSTLQVYLESQGGGIILYGGTRSTMTIYLPQSYAGDLDLDADSDTVLLDSLSGLRNLKLDVDSSKLENRGGLSAQNIEMELDSLSADLTDVSGRVNVDMDSGELNLSMARVDDDITLQGDMCDVVLTIPQDSSIQADLRCEYGDLSSDFPLNPTMDEDNDVLYGIIGQGQHVIRAQMEMGSFQLKQSGANSIPPVVEDGTSMPAA, from the coding sequence ATGAAACTAAAAGTACTGGTCATTTCACTGGTTTGTGTATTTGCCGTGGCTTTGGGAGGCGCTACCATTTGTGCTACCATGTCCCGCCAGGAGATCCGCGACTATATCGAACAGACTCAGACCAATTATACCGACAGCAAAACCGCTTCTTTGAACGGCGTCAATTCCATTCGAATCAATTCTTCCTCCGATCAGCTGACCATTATCCAAACCCCCAATGTCGATCAGATTCAAGTCGACGTGGACGTGGAAACCTATGGTCTGCACATCCCCGCCCCCCGCTATCAACTGCATACCGACGTCCAAAATTCCACTCTGCAAGTCTATTTGGAATCTCAGGGCGGAGGCATCATTCTATACGGCGGCACCCGGAGCACTATGACCATCTACCTGCCCCAGTCTTATGCCGGGGATTTGGATCTGGATGCCGATTCCGATACTGTGCTGTTGGATTCCCTGTCGGGCCTCCGCAATCTGAAGCTGGATGTGGATTCCTCCAAGCTGGAAAATCGGGGTGGACTCTCGGCCCAGAACATCGAGATGGAACTGGATTCCCTGTCCGCCGACCTGACCGATGTATCCGGACGTGTCAATGTGGACATGGACAGCGGTGAACTAAACCTGTCAATGGCCCGGGTGGACGACGACATTACATTGCAGGGTGATATGTGCGATGTAGTCTTGACCATCCCTCAAGATTCCAGCATCCAGGCGGATCTGCGCTGCGAATACGGCGATCTTTCCAGTGACTTCCCGCTCAATCCCACCATGGACGAGGACAACGACGTGCTTTATGGCATTATCGGCCAAGGCCAACATGTAATCCGCGCCCAAATGGAAATGGGATCCTTCCAATTGAAACAATCGGGTGCAAATTCTATTCCACCGGTTGTAGAGGACGGCACATCTATGCCTGCCGCTTAA
- a CDS encoding GH36-type glycosyl hydrolase domain-containing protein yields the protein MSRIKQVRGFFYDASEAVGRPGTITRVSMYALRRQLGRELNRMREQYQIALGRQKRSDVEQWLCDNFYLIEKNGRALLRELKYQEPLPARKGQAFCALYHVCEAICAPTGGMPDPEGLERQLQKVQHYRLLQGSELENLELMLRAALIHWAARAASQWGKEEENAVRLGNAIQSLRAFQDMDFIGMVERLSGVESILRGDPARIYSSMSEDTRGYYRHCITRIARRTGRDEMKVARDVLHKAQEAKETSKKHVGYWIEEMTGDRQRRKRRGRISLTVQVIFPVTLSILAGALWGWWLIPLLIFPLWEAVRPLVDFLALKGVPPTFLPRMELDGEVPKEAPALVTVSTLLSTAQKTSGLRRRLEHLYRTNGRGETYFCLLADLKEAKKPQRPEDASAVAAASRIVRDLNRQYGQRFFLLVRPRVYSKTQRAYVGWERKRGALLELCRLIKGERPHFLTVVGPQEKLSSIRYIIALDGDTELLMDTAADLVAKAMHPFNRPQVDRSLGRVVKGYGILAPRVDVDLRSAGQTDFSRIMAGLGGVTAYDTLVGDFYQDLFGEGIFAGKGLLDVDAFYEVLNHALPENQVLSHDILEGGFLRTAFVSDVEMSDGFPTGMGPWMARLHRWIRGDWQNIVWISSATKTADGKHNPLNALSRYKLFDNLRRSFTPVIAMACILLSTLVGGGAAWALTIAGVLSCAGAGLFSAVYGLISGGMFVFSRRYYSKAIPQASQALLQAGMQLMMLPRTALVSLDAIVRALWRRFYSGRGLLDWVTAADAEQHKHNTAGFIKTYGIGVLLGAVLIIWGKVVLAWLLGLAFLSLPLTAWATARPDGKEGHDLSSEQRDMLQSHAAAMWRYYEDLCTPEDHWLPPDNMQEAPVTVTAHRTSPTNIGLAMLSTMAAHDFGLIDRDAMVTRLGHMVDTIQRLERWNGNLLNWYDTLTLRPLTPRYVSCVDSGNFVCCLVSLKEGLKEMAGDSQVMDLVARLECMIDETDLGVFYNPRRRLLHIGYDLESGQLSGSYYDLLMSEARMTSYFAVASRQVPKKHWGALGRTLARQGRYTGPVSWTGTMFEYFMPYLVLPSYEGSLGYEALRFCTYCQRRRTRGIAPWGISESGFYAFDPQLNYQYKAHGVQKLGLKRGMDSELVVSPYSTYLTLPFEPQKAIRNLQRLGEMDITGRYGMYEAADFTVKRRLSGADYAVVRSYMAHHVGMSLVAIANLLYDGVFQRRFLRDGRMSSAVELLEEKAPAGTVVFDDVEHRPIPQKVGRTIEKKEEYQVISPANPRMHLLQNDQWTLAVTDTGAGVSTFRGMDVVRRSDDLLRRPEGIFAVVKGEGEPFSITPLPMEKGQVQRRVEFASSYAAFYAKENKLEAGMMASLHPILACEQRKILLQNHSSKPMDVQVLFFLEPALIPAKDDAAHPAFSRLFLRSSYDPSTQSLVFSRRKRGKGNEMHLAVGFLEQVAYEYDLSRERILTRPYGVSSLLREELFTKPFTPGEGVPDTACCIRATVNLPPKGQKALTLLLSAAGAREDAVGNLAAIREEGDITPERAAVSPLAGGGIEQRIGSTLLPRLFYPMQESADIREAAKNNRLGAPALWSMGISGDVPIVLVILKDPQKVQSIQPFVKLHKLLRRAGIPMDLCILYREGGQYDRPAVDAIRWVLKTEDIDSLLGQRGGIHLVDEMRHEEQNIQALKASAVHIASEHLLPEAASPTEYRPMPVAPVEPIGAPPAGFTVEGGVFHGDAFTITKTPPMPWGHVLANPAFGTMVGDLALGYTWAVNARENKLTPWYNDSRTDNRGEQLLLRLDGRIYDCTLGAVATFTPGYARWEGMAGDVRITVTASVPPKGTWKEVLLEMESPNRPVDIQAAYYTEPVLGVGRGTARYQVSRWEDGALTLQNPWNTAVPGAMLLTADGGADAYTCSRPDFLSGLWDGCVPAPTHDPCGAVIVERRLPPRHRESIKFILGWAASEEAVRSIPGIRPERGEPVDSIRIHTPDPALDALINTWLPHQVAASRFMGKTGFYQCGGAWGFRDQLQDCLALMLTRPKLARRHIIRAAAHQFEEGDVMHWWHALPRSGGGERGVRTRYSDDLLWLPYVLCEYLKTTGDQSILEVPVHYLHAEELREEEHDRYFEPVKSSVREVLYHHAVRAVERSMKWGRHGLPLMGGGDWNDGYNLVGAGGQGESVWLGMFLTMVLENMVPLCRRKGEDDRARRYEEEAKRLRSAIDQWAWDGDWYLRAFYDDGSPMGSHENDECRIDSLPQSFSVLCSMPDGERRSRALDWCMRILVDDRHQLVRLFYPPFDQSQQQPGYVKAYPTGLRENGGQYTHAACWLAMALLREGRADDALKVLHFISPAEKYRDPDRAAAYQTEPYAIAADIYAHPDAAGRGGWSQYTGAAGWYYRIVIEELLGIRIRGDAIEVHPNLPTGWSGFTAEIVRGGVVTRVNQDGVVEIQNHDHSVKSEGRRPMALQH from the coding sequence TTGAGCCGAATCAAACAAGTAAGAGGATTTTTCTACGATGCGTCCGAAGCGGTGGGACGCCCGGGAACCATTACACGGGTTTCCATGTACGCCTTGCGCCGTCAGCTCGGCCGGGAACTAAACCGGATGCGGGAGCAGTATCAAATTGCTTTGGGACGTCAAAAGAGGAGCGACGTAGAACAATGGCTGTGCGATAACTTCTATCTGATTGAAAAAAACGGGCGGGCACTTCTGCGGGAGCTGAAGTATCAAGAGCCGTTGCCGGCCAGAAAGGGACAGGCTTTCTGTGCCCTTTATCACGTGTGTGAAGCCATCTGCGCGCCCACCGGCGGTATGCCTGATCCAGAAGGGCTGGAACGGCAGCTTCAGAAGGTGCAGCACTATCGTCTTTTGCAGGGGAGCGAGCTGGAGAATCTGGAGCTTATGCTGCGCGCCGCCCTGATCCACTGGGCGGCGCGTGCGGCCTCCCAATGGGGGAAGGAAGAGGAAAATGCCGTTCGTCTGGGAAACGCCATCCAATCCCTCAGGGCTTTTCAGGATATGGATTTTATCGGTATGGTGGAACGGCTCAGCGGTGTGGAATCCATCCTCCGTGGAGATCCGGCCAGGATCTATTCCAGCATGAGCGAGGACACGCGGGGCTATTACCGGCATTGTATCACCCGCATTGCCCGCCGCACGGGCCGGGACGAAATGAAGGTGGCGCGAGACGTCCTGCACAAGGCCCAGGAGGCAAAAGAGACGTCAAAAAAACACGTGGGGTACTGGATTGAAGAGATGACAGGCGACCGTCAGAGACGAAAGCGCCGGGGGAGGATCTCCTTGACGGTTCAGGTGATTTTCCCTGTGACGCTCTCGATTCTAGCCGGGGCATTGTGGGGATGGTGGCTGATTCCGCTGCTTATTTTTCCCTTGTGGGAGGCCGTTCGTCCGCTGGTGGATTTTCTGGCCCTCAAAGGGGTGCCTCCTACCTTTTTGCCCCGCATGGAACTGGATGGAGAGGTCCCAAAAGAGGCCCCCGCTTTGGTGACGGTGTCCACGCTGCTTTCCACCGCGCAAAAGACGTCGGGGCTTCGCCGGCGGCTGGAGCATCTCTACCGGACAAACGGCAGGGGGGAAACCTACTTCTGCCTGTTGGCCGATCTCAAGGAGGCAAAGAAGCCGCAGCGCCCGGAGGATGCATCGGCAGTGGCGGCGGCATCCCGCATTGTCCGTGACCTCAACCGCCAATACGGGCAACGGTTTTTCCTCTTGGTGCGGCCCAGGGTGTATTCCAAGACCCAGAGGGCCTATGTGGGTTGGGAAAGAAAACGGGGCGCACTGTTGGAACTGTGCCGTCTGATCAAAGGGGAGAGGCCTCATTTTCTGACGGTGGTAGGGCCGCAAGAAAAACTCTCTTCCATCCGATACATCATCGCCCTGGACGGCGATACCGAATTGCTGATGGATACAGCCGCCGATTTGGTGGCCAAAGCCATGCATCCGTTCAATCGTCCTCAAGTGGATCGGTCTTTGGGCAGGGTTGTCAAGGGCTATGGCATCCTGGCCCCGCGGGTAGACGTGGACTTAAGATCCGCCGGACAGACTGATTTTTCCCGCATCATGGCCGGATTAGGAGGCGTCACCGCCTACGATACCCTGGTGGGGGATTTTTATCAGGATCTATTTGGAGAAGGCATCTTTGCCGGCAAGGGACTTTTGGATGTGGATGCCTTTTATGAAGTGCTCAACCACGCTTTGCCTGAGAATCAAGTGCTCAGTCACGACATCCTGGAAGGGGGCTTTTTGCGGACAGCCTTTGTGTCCGACGTGGAGATGAGCGATGGCTTTCCCACCGGGATGGGTCCCTGGATGGCCCGCCTTCACCGTTGGATCCGAGGGGATTGGCAAAACATTGTGTGGATTTCCTCCGCCACCAAAACGGCCGATGGAAAACACAATCCGTTAAACGCCTTGTCCCGCTATAAATTGTTTGACAACCTGCGCCGCTCCTTTACACCGGTGATCGCCATGGCGTGCATTTTGCTGTCCACCCTGGTAGGAGGCGGAGCCGCTTGGGCGCTTACCATAGCGGGCGTGCTGTCTTGCGCGGGGGCCGGATTGTTTTCCGCCGTTTACGGCCTCATCAGCGGAGGAATGTTTGTATTCTCACGGCGGTACTACTCCAAGGCCATTCCCCAGGCATCCCAAGCACTGCTCCAAGCCGGGATGCAGCTCATGATGCTGCCCCGTACCGCTTTGGTGTCGTTGGACGCCATTGTCCGGGCGCTGTGGCGCCGCTTCTATTCCGGACGGGGGCTGCTGGACTGGGTGACGGCTGCCGATGCCGAACAGCACAAGCACAATACGGCCGGATTTATAAAAACCTATGGGATAGGCGTTCTGTTGGGGGCGGTACTGATCATCTGGGGCAAGGTGGTGCTTGCATGGCTGCTGGGACTTGCCTTCTTGTCCCTGCCCCTGACAGCATGGGCGACCGCCCGTCCGGACGGGAAGGAGGGACATGACCTCTCCTCCGAACAGCGGGATATGCTCCAATCCCACGCCGCCGCCATGTGGCGCTATTATGAGGATTTGTGTACGCCGGAGGATCATTGGCTCCCGCCCGACAACATGCAGGAGGCGCCCGTCACGGTGACGGCCCATCGGACGTCGCCGACCAACATCGGCCTTGCCATGCTGTCCACTATGGCGGCCCACGACTTCGGCCTCATCGACAGGGACGCCATGGTCACCCGTCTTGGACACATGGTGGATACCATCCAGCGCCTGGAGCGGTGGAACGGAAATCTTCTCAATTGGTACGACACCCTCACCCTGCGTCCTTTGACGCCGCGGTATGTGTCCTGTGTGGACAGCGGCAACTTTGTATGCTGCCTTGTCTCCCTCAAGGAGGGGCTCAAAGAGATGGCAGGGGACAGTCAGGTCATGGATTTAGTCGCCCGGTTGGAATGCATGATCGATGAAACCGACCTGGGGGTCTTTTACAATCCCCGCCGCCGTCTGCTGCACATCGGCTACGATCTGGAAAGCGGACAGCTCAGCGGGTCTTACTACGATCTTCTCATGAGCGAGGCGCGCATGACCAGCTATTTTGCTGTGGCCTCCCGACAAGTGCCCAAGAAACACTGGGGCGCTTTGGGACGCACCCTCGCCAGGCAGGGGAGATACACCGGACCGGTCAGTTGGACAGGCACCATGTTTGAGTACTTTATGCCCTATTTGGTGCTTCCTTCCTACGAAGGCTCCCTGGGATACGAGGCGCTGCGGTTTTGTACCTACTGCCAGCGCCGACGCACCAGAGGCATCGCCCCGTGGGGCATTTCGGAAAGCGGATTTTACGCCTTTGATCCCCAGCTCAACTATCAGTACAAAGCCCACGGCGTTCAGAAATTGGGACTGAAACGGGGGATGGACAGCGAATTGGTGGTATCCCCCTATTCCACTTATCTTACACTTCCCTTTGAACCGCAGAAAGCCATCCGCAATTTGCAGCGTCTGGGAGAGATGGACATCACCGGGCGGTACGGCATGTACGAAGCGGCCGACTTTACGGTAAAACGCCGCCTCAGCGGAGCCGATTACGCGGTGGTGCGCAGCTATATGGCTCATCATGTGGGTATGAGTCTGGTGGCCATTGCCAATCTATTGTATGACGGCGTATTTCAACGACGGTTCCTGCGGGATGGAAGGATGTCCTCGGCAGTGGAATTGCTGGAGGAAAAGGCTCCGGCTGGAACGGTGGTGTTTGACGATGTAGAACACCGTCCCATCCCGCAAAAGGTGGGCCGGACCATCGAGAAAAAGGAGGAATATCAGGTGATTAGTCCCGCGAATCCCCGCATGCATCTGCTGCAAAACGATCAGTGGACGTTGGCGGTTACCGACACAGGAGCAGGGGTATCCACCTTCCGCGGTATGGACGTAGTGCGCCGCTCCGACGATCTGCTTCGCCGGCCGGAGGGGATCTTTGCCGTGGTCAAAGGGGAAGGGGAGCCCTTCAGCATCACGCCCCTTCCCATGGAAAAAGGACAGGTGCAGCGACGGGTGGAATTTGCCTCCTCTTACGCCGCCTTTTACGCCAAAGAGAACAAGCTGGAAGCCGGCATGATGGCCAGCCTTCATCCGATTTTAGCCTGTGAACAGCGGAAAATCCTGCTTCAGAATCATTCATCCAAGCCAATGGACGTTCAAGTGCTGTTTTTCCTGGAACCGGCCCTTATCCCCGCCAAGGACGATGCAGCTCATCCCGCTTTCTCCCGTCTCTTTTTGCGCTCGTCCTACGATCCATCCACTCAAAGCCTCGTCTTCTCCCGGCGAAAACGGGGAAAAGGCAATGAGATGCATCTGGCGGTGGGATTCCTGGAGCAAGTGGCCTATGAATACGACCTGAGCCGGGAACGCATTCTCACAAGGCCCTACGGCGTCTCATCCCTGCTGCGGGAGGAGCTGTTTACCAAACCGTTCACGCCGGGAGAGGGGGTTCCCGACACCGCCTGCTGCATCCGGGCGACGGTCAATCTGCCGCCCAAGGGTCAAAAGGCGCTGACGCTGTTGCTCAGCGCCGCCGGCGCCAGGGAGGATGCCGTCGGCAACCTGGCTGCCATCCGGGAGGAGGGGGATATCACTCCGGAAAGAGCGGCGGTATCTCCGCTGGCGGGCGGAGGGATCGAACAGCGCATCGGTTCCACCCTGCTGCCCCGGCTCTTTTACCCGATGCAGGAATCGGCGGACATCCGGGAAGCCGCCAAAAACAACCGTCTGGGTGCGCCGGCCCTTTGGAGTATGGGAATCTCAGGAGACGTCCCCATTGTGCTGGTCATTCTCAAGGACCCGCAGAAGGTCCAGTCCATCCAGCCCTTTGTGAAGCTCCACAAGCTCCTGAGACGGGCCGGGATTCCAATGGACCTCTGCATCCTTTACCGGGAGGGCGGGCAGTATGACCGTCCGGCAGTGGACGCCATTCGTTGGGTGCTCAAGACGGAAGACATCGATTCCCTTCTGGGACAGCGGGGTGGTATCCACTTGGTGGACGAGATGCGTCATGAGGAGCAAAATATCCAGGCGCTCAAAGCGTCGGCCGTGCACATCGCATCGGAGCATTTGCTGCCCGAAGCGGCATCCCCCACAGAATATCGTCCTATGCCGGTGGCTCCCGTGGAGCCGATAGGAGCTCCCCCCGCCGGATTCACGGTGGAGGGCGGCGTCTTCCATGGGGATGCCTTTACCATCACCAAGACGCCGCCTATGCCGTGGGGACACGTGCTGGCAAACCCCGCCTTTGGGACTATGGTCGGCGACCTGGCTTTGGGATACACCTGGGCGGTCAACGCCCGGGAAAATAAATTGACCCCGTGGTACAACGATTCCCGCACCGATAACCGCGGTGAACAACTTCTTTTGCGGTTGGACGGCCGCATTTACGATTGTACCTTGGGCGCTGTCGCCACCTTCACGCCGGGGTATGCCCGCTGGGAGGGGATGGCGGGGGATGTGCGCATCACAGTGACGGCGTCCGTCCCGCCCAAGGGGACGTGGAAGGAGGTACTTCTGGAGATGGAAAGCCCCAATCGTCCGGTGGACATTCAAGCTGCCTATTATACGGAACCGGTGCTGGGCGTAGGCCGCGGTACGGCGCGGTATCAGGTATCCCGCTGGGAGGACGGCGCATTGACCCTCCAAAACCCCTGGAATACAGCCGTCCCGGGGGCTATGCTCCTGACGGCCGACGGCGGCGCCGACGCCTACACCTGTAGCCGTCCGGACTTTTTGTCCGGGCTTTGGGACGGGTGCGTTCCGGCGCCTACCCACGATCCCTGCGGAGCTGTCATTGTCGAACGCCGGTTGCCTCCCAGACACAGGGAAAGCATTAAATTTATCTTGGGATGGGCGGCGTCGGAGGAGGCGGTGCGGAGTATCCCCGGCATTCGTCCCGAACGGGGAGAACCTGTGGACTCCATCCGCATCCACACACCCGATCCAGCTCTGGATGCGCTCATCAACACCTGGCTGCCTCATCAGGTGGCGGCGTCCCGCTTCATGGGAAAGACGGGATTTTACCAATGCGGCGGCGCATGGGGATTCCGGGATCAGCTACAGGATTGTCTGGCCCTGATGCTGACCCGGCCTAAATTGGCCCGACGCCACATCATCCGTGCTGCCGCCCACCAGTTTGAGGAGGGGGACGTCATGCACTGGTGGCATGCGTTGCCCCGTTCAGGCGGCGGGGAGAGAGGGGTTCGGACGCGTTATTCCGACGACCTGCTGTGGCTCCCCTATGTGTTGTGTGAATATCTCAAGACCACCGGCGATCAAAGTATTCTGGAGGTGCCGGTCCACTACCTGCACGCCGAGGAACTTCGGGAGGAGGAGCATGACCGCTATTTTGAACCGGTCAAATCGTCCGTCAGGGAGGTCCTTTATCATCACGCAGTCCGGGCGGTGGAACGGTCCATGAAGTGGGGACGTCACGGCCTACCTCTCATGGGCGGCGGGGACTGGAACGACGGATACAATCTGGTGGGTGCCGGCGGTCAAGGGGAAAGCGTATGGCTTGGGATGTTCCTGACCATGGTGCTGGAGAATATGGTTCCGCTGTGCCGCAGAAAGGGCGAGGACGACCGTGCCCGTCGGTATGAGGAGGAGGCAAAACGCCTCAGGTCTGCCATCGACCAGTGGGCCTGGGACGGGGACTGGTATCTGAGGGCCTTCTACGACGACGGCTCCCCCATGGGCAGCCATGAAAATGACGAGTGCCGCATCGACAGCCTTCCCCAGAGCTTCTCGGTACTGTGCAGCATGCCGGACGGGGAGAGACGTTCCCGGGCGCTGGACTGGTGTATGCGCATCCTGGTGGACGACAGGCATCAATTGGTGCGTCTGTTTTATCCGCCCTTTGACCAGTCCCAGCAGCAGCCGGGATACGTCAAAGCCTATCCCACAGGACTTCGTGAAAACGGCGGGCAATACACCCATGCCGCCTGTTGGCTGGCCATGGCCCTCCTGCGGGAAGGCCGGGCCGACGACGCACTCAAGGTACTGCATTTTATCAGTCCGGCGGAAAAATACCGGGATCCTGACCGGGCCGCCGCCTATCAAACCGAGCCCTATGCCATTGCCGCCGACATCTACGCCCATCCCGACGCCGCAGGACGCGGGGGATGGAGCCAATACACCGGAGCCGCCGGATGGTACTACCGCATCGTCATTGAGGAACTTCTGGGCATCCGCATCCGTGGGGATGCCATTGAGGTGCATCCCAACCTCCCCACCGGATGGAGCGGCTTTACCGCAGAGATTGTCCGAGGCGGCGTGGTCACGAGGGTCAATCAGGACGGCGTAGTCGAGATTCAAAATCATGACCATTCTGTTAAATCGGAGGGGCGGCGGCCAATGGCGTTGCAACACTGA
- a CDS encoding PadR family transcriptional regulator, which yields MNIQFKKGVLELCVLAMLEKGDRYGYEIASNLSQAVDISDGTVYPILRRLKQENYVTSYLEESSGGAPRKYYALSPSGREFLELLKAEWKHFIFQVDQIIDGGEEIEQATVSQ from the coding sequence ATGAACATCCAATTTAAAAAAGGCGTGTTAGAACTGTGTGTCCTGGCCATGCTGGAAAAGGGAGACCGGTACGGCTACGAGATTGCCTCCAACCTCTCCCAGGCGGTAGACATTTCAGATGGAACGGTTTACCCCATTCTTCGCCGGCTCAAGCAGGAGAATTACGTCACCTCCTATTTGGAGGAGTCCAGCGGAGGGGCGCCCCGCAAATACTATGCGCTCTCCCCTTCCGGACGGGAATTTCTCGAATTGCTCAAAGCCGAGTGGAAACATTTTATTTTTCAGGTAGACCAGATCATTGATGGAGGTGAAGAGATTGAACAAGCAACAGTTTCTCAATGA
- a CDS encoding HAD family hydrolase: protein MMVQPKKFTHFIFDLDGTLIDTEQSVLATWQTTLRQFVPHKQFSLEELRVVLGITTKEALKKLGVDVGESFEDQWNVHYQKVAHTICFFPGVEDMLQALKQRGYTLGIVSSRSRQEYRDYFQGFGLDSLCSAVVLKEDTQKHKPDAQPLLKYLELAKADANQCIYIGDMTTDLECAKNAGLSSGLVTWDRPNVKNSLADFIFTSPSDILNI from the coding sequence ATGATGGTTCAGCCTAAGAAGTTCACCCACTTTATCTTTGATCTGGACGGCACATTGATCGATACCGAACAGTCCGTGCTCGCCACTTGGCAGACTACTTTAAGACAATTCGTACCCCATAAGCAGTTCTCCTTGGAAGAATTGCGCGTCGTCTTGGGCATCACAACCAAGGAAGCTTTGAAGAAATTGGGAGTGGATGTGGGAGAAAGCTTTGAAGATCAGTGGAACGTCCATTATCAGAAAGTGGCCCACACCATCTGTTTTTTCCCCGGCGTGGAGGACATGCTCCAAGCCCTAAAGCAGAGAGGATACACTTTGGGCATCGTCTCCTCCCGGAGCCGTCAGGAATACCGGGATTATTTTCAAGGCTTTGGCTTGGATTCCCTCTGTTCTGCCGTGGTCTTAAAGGAGGATACCCAAAAGCACAAGCCGGATGCCCAGCCTCTTCTTAAGTATCTGGAGCTCGCCAAAGCCGACGCTAACCAGTGCATCTATATCGGGGATATGACCACCGATTTGGAATGTGCCAAAAATGCCGGGCTCTCCTCCGGATTGGTAACGTGGGACCGTCCAAACGTCAAAAACAGCTTAGCTGATTTTATTTTCACATCGCCTTCGGACATTCTGAACATCTAA
- a CDS encoding helix-turn-helix domain-containing protein — protein MLSDRLRYLREKNGYTQRQVAEYLNIERSTYTYYEIGKTKPDLEALKKLSAFFHVSIDYLLENKTVLRGEYAPYDLDRSREDGMTGLPDEEKLLLRLYRKLNTESKKSLLENMARIIKNQST, from the coding sequence ATGCTTTCTGATAGATTACGTTATTTGAGAGAAAAAAACGGATATACCCAGCGGCAAGTAGCAGAGTATTTAAATATAGAACGTTCTACCTACACTTATTACGAAATCGGAAAAACCAAACCGGATTTGGAAGCTTTGAAAAAGCTATCGGCTTTTTTTCATGTTTCTATCGATTATCTGTTGGAAAACAAAACGGTTTTACGCGGTGAGTATGCACCGTATGATTTGGACCGAAGCCGCGAAGACGGAATGACCGGGTTGCCGGACGAAGAAAAACTTTTGCTGCGGCTTTATCGTAAACTTAATACCGAATCGAAAAAAAGCTTGCTGGAAAATATGGCGCGTATTATAAAAAACCAGTCCACTTAA
- the nth gene encoding endonuclease III, whose amino-acid sequence MTKKQRALKAIEALKELYPVAHCSLDTTGALQLLIATRLSAQCTDARVNQVTPVLFRKFPTLQSFVEADIKDIEDIIRSCGLYKTKAKDIKNMCIDIAQKYGGQVPDTMEDLTSLPGVGRKTANLVLGEVFGKPAVVADTHCIRLSGRIGLTTVTKDAYKVEKELRAILPPEESNDFCHRLVYHGRAVCTARSPKCDQCTLADICISCGKV is encoded by the coding sequence ATGACAAAAAAACAACGCGCTTTAAAAGCCATTGAAGCATTGAAAGAATTGTATCCTGTGGCTCACTGTTCTCTGGATACTACAGGAGCGTTACAACTGCTGATTGCAACACGTCTATCGGCTCAATGCACCGACGCGAGAGTCAATCAAGTCACTCCTGTTTTGTTTCGAAAATTCCCAACCTTGCAGTCCTTCGTGGAGGCTGATATTAAGGATATCGAGGATATCATCCGTTCCTGCGGGCTTTATAAAACCAAGGCCAAGGATATCAAAAATATGTGTATCGATATCGCTCAGAAGTATGGCGGGCAGGTTCCGGACACCATGGAGGATCTCACCTCTCTGCCCGGCGTAGGCCGCAAAACCGCCAATCTAGTGCTGGGTGAAGTATTCGGAAAACCTGCGGTGGTGGCGGATACCCACTGCATCCGTTTGTCCGGCCGGATCGGATTGACCACCGTTACCAAGGATGCTTATAAGGTGGAAAAAGAACTGCGCGCCATCCTGCCGCCGGAGGAATCCAACGATTTTTGCCATCGTCTGGTGTATCATGGCCGAGCCGTATGTACTGCACGGTCTCCTAAATGCGACCAATGTACATTAGCGGATATTTGCATTTCATGCGGCAAAGTATAG